A stretch of Brachyhypopomus gauderio isolate BG-103 chromosome 3, BGAUD_0.2, whole genome shotgun sequence DNA encodes these proteins:
- the rnls gene encoding renalase isoform X1 translates to MSRVLIVGSGLTGSICACLLHRQLFNKVKISVWDKASGAGGRMSTSQSPSNRSCTVDLGAQYITATPYYAKVHKSFYDELLLCGILKPLEATIEGMLSNAKGSINYVTPSGVSSIVKHYLNESGAEVLFGCRVTHVRLKGPGWEVCRQGASPEEFDVVVLTMPIPQILQLQGDVRSMMSEAERQMLEDVSYSSRFALGLFYKAGVRITIPWAAKYVSDNPRIRYIAIDDKKRNLVSEECGPSVVVHTTVSFGMEHMEDTAEEVQPIILRELHNMMPGLPEPESTKCQKWKHSQVTGPVPDRPGHMTLSSEPLLVCGGDGFTRSDFDGCVESALKIFEVLKTSL, encoded by the exons ATGTCACGAGTACTTATAGTTGGGTCTGGACTTACTGGGAGCATATGTGCGTGTCTACTACACCGGCAACTGTTCAATAAAGTTAAAATATCCGTCTGGGACAAGGCGAGTGGCGCAG GAGGAAGAATGTCTACAAGCCAAAGTCCAAGCAACAGGTCTTGCACAGTTGATCTCGGTGCTCAGTACATTACTGCTACACCATATTATGCCAAAGTTCACAAAAG TTTTTATGATGAACTCCTACTCTGTGGAATTCTCAAACCTCTTGAGGCCACAATAGAGGGCATGCTCTCTAATGCTAAGGGCAGTATTAACTATGTGACTCCCTCAGGAGTGTCGTCCATCGTCAAACACTACCTCAATGAATCAG GGGCGGAGGTGCTGTTTGGCTGTCGCGTCACCCATGTTCGCTTGAAGGGGCCTGGCTGGGAGGTGTGCCGGCAGGGGGCCTCGCCGGAGGAGTTCGACGTGGTGGTTTTAACCATGCCCATCCCACAGATACTGCAGTTACAGGGAGACGTCCGCTCCA TGATGTCGGAGGCTGAGCGGCAGATGCTGGAGGATGTCAGCTACTCCTCTCGTTTCGCGCTGGGGCTCTTCTACAAAGCAGGCGTGCGCATCACCATCCCCTGGGCCGCCAAATATGTCTCCGATAATCCCCGCATTCGCTACATCGCTATAGACGATAAGAAGCGCAATTTAG tGTCAGAAGAATGTGGCCCCTCTGTGGTGgtccacaccactgtgtcctttGGAATGGAACACATGGAGGACACGGCTGAGGAGGTGCAGCCCATAATCCTGCGGGAGCTACACAACATGATGCCTGGCCTGCCTGAGCCCGAGAGCACCAAGTGCCAGAAATGGAAGCACTCCcag GTGACGGGACCGGTGCCCGACCGGCCGGGCCACATGACGCTGAGCTCCGAGCCCCtgctggtgtgtggaggagatgGCTTCACACGCTCCGATTTCGACGGCTGTGTGGAGTCTGCCCTGAAGATCTTCGAGGTTCTGAAGACCTCGCTCTGA
- the rnls gene encoding renalase isoform X2 has translation MSRVLIVGSGLTGSICACLLHRQLFNKVKISVWDKASGAGGRMSTSQSPSNRSCTVDLGAQYITATPYYAKVHKSFYDELLLCGILKPLEATIEGMLSNAKGSINYVTPSGVSSIVKHYLNESGAEVLFGCRVTHVRLKGPGWEVCRQGASPEEFDVVVLTMPIPQILQLQGDVRSMMSEAERQMLEDVSYSSRFALGLFYKAGVRITIPWAAKYVSDNPRIRYIAIDDKKRNLGDGTGARPAGPHDAELRAPAGVWRRWLHTLRFRRLCGVCPEDLRGSEDLALKFGGWGFGRLERAPPTSKQRTQECLIWGRADAFELQNLLQRLL, from the exons ATGTCACGAGTACTTATAGTTGGGTCTGGACTTACTGGGAGCATATGTGCGTGTCTACTACACCGGCAACTGTTCAATAAAGTTAAAATATCCGTCTGGGACAAGGCGAGTGGCGCAG GAGGAAGAATGTCTACAAGCCAAAGTCCAAGCAACAGGTCTTGCACAGTTGATCTCGGTGCTCAGTACATTACTGCTACACCATATTATGCCAAAGTTCACAAAAG TTTTTATGATGAACTCCTACTCTGTGGAATTCTCAAACCTCTTGAGGCCACAATAGAGGGCATGCTCTCTAATGCTAAGGGCAGTATTAACTATGTGACTCCCTCAGGAGTGTCGTCCATCGTCAAACACTACCTCAATGAATCAG GGGCGGAGGTGCTGTTTGGCTGTCGCGTCACCCATGTTCGCTTGAAGGGGCCTGGCTGGGAGGTGTGCCGGCAGGGGGCCTCGCCGGAGGAGTTCGACGTGGTGGTTTTAACCATGCCCATCCCACAGATACTGCAGTTACAGGGAGACGTCCGCTCCA TGATGTCGGAGGCTGAGCGGCAGATGCTGGAGGATGTCAGCTACTCCTCTCGTTTCGCGCTGGGGCTCTTCTACAAAGCAGGCGTGCGCATCACCATCCCCTGGGCCGCCAAATATGTCTCCGATAATCCCCGCATTCGCTACATCGCTATAGACGATAAGAAGCGCAATTTAG GTGACGGGACCGGTGCCCGACCGGCCGGGCCACATGACGCTGAGCTCCGAGCCCCtgctggtgtgtggaggagatgGCTTCACACGCTCCGATTTCGACGGCTGTGTGGAGTCTGCCCTGAAGATCTTCGAGGTTCTGAAGACCTCGCTCTGAAGTTTGGGGGATGGGGTTTTGGGAGGTTGGAACGAGCCCCTCCCACATCCAAACAACGCACACAGGAGTGTCTCATCTGGGGTCGTGCAGATGCGTTTGAGTTACAAAACCTATTGCAGCGTCTGCTCTAG
- the rnls gene encoding renalase isoform X3 → MSRVLIVGSGLTGSICACLLHRQLFNKVKISVWDKASGAGGRMSTSQSPSNRSCTVDLGAQYITATPYYAKVHKSFYDELLLCGILKPLEATIEGMLSNAKGSINYVTPSGVSSIVKHYLNESGAEVLFGCRVTHVRLKGPGWEVCRQGASPEEFDVVVLTMPIPQILQLQGDVRSMSEECGPSVVVHTTVSFGMEHMEDTAEEVQPIILRELHNMMPGLPEPESTKCQKWKHSQVTGPVPDRPGHMTLSSEPLLVCGGDGFTRSDFDGCVESALKIFEVLKTSL, encoded by the exons ATGTCACGAGTACTTATAGTTGGGTCTGGACTTACTGGGAGCATATGTGCGTGTCTACTACACCGGCAACTGTTCAATAAAGTTAAAATATCCGTCTGGGACAAGGCGAGTGGCGCAG GAGGAAGAATGTCTACAAGCCAAAGTCCAAGCAACAGGTCTTGCACAGTTGATCTCGGTGCTCAGTACATTACTGCTACACCATATTATGCCAAAGTTCACAAAAG TTTTTATGATGAACTCCTACTCTGTGGAATTCTCAAACCTCTTGAGGCCACAATAGAGGGCATGCTCTCTAATGCTAAGGGCAGTATTAACTATGTGACTCCCTCAGGAGTGTCGTCCATCGTCAAACACTACCTCAATGAATCAG GGGCGGAGGTGCTGTTTGGCTGTCGCGTCACCCATGTTCGCTTGAAGGGGCCTGGCTGGGAGGTGTGCCGGCAGGGGGCCTCGCCGGAGGAGTTCGACGTGGTGGTTTTAACCATGCCCATCCCACAGATACTGCAGTTACAGGGAGACGTCCGCTCCA tGTCAGAAGAATGTGGCCCCTCTGTGGTGgtccacaccactgtgtcctttGGAATGGAACACATGGAGGACACGGCTGAGGAGGTGCAGCCCATAATCCTGCGGGAGCTACACAACATGATGCCTGGCCTGCCTGAGCCCGAGAGCACCAAGTGCCAGAAATGGAAGCACTCCcag GTGACGGGACCGGTGCCCGACCGGCCGGGCCACATGACGCTGAGCTCCGAGCCCCtgctggtgtgtggaggagatgGCTTCACACGCTCCGATTTCGACGGCTGTGTGGAGTCTGCCCTGAAGATCTTCGAGGTTCTGAAGACCTCGCTCTGA